The following are encoded together in the Lathyrus oleraceus cultivar Zhongwan6 chromosome 3, CAAS_Psat_ZW6_1.0, whole genome shotgun sequence genome:
- the LOC127131967 gene encoding uncharacterized protein LOC127131967 yields the protein MANGGFLFQMTMLTKNNYDNWSIKMKALLGAQDVWDIGEKGFKEQDEVSLSQGVKETLKESRKRDKKSLFLIYQSVDEDTFEKISNAMTTKEAWDKLQTCNKGVEQMKKIRLQTLRADFECLFMEESESISYYFSRVLVVVNQLKRNGEDVDEVKVMEKILRTLNSSFDFIITNIEENRDLKTMTIEQLMGSLQAYEEKKEKN from the coding sequence ATGGCGAATGGAGGCTTCCTTTTCCAAATGACGATGCTCACAAAGAACAACTATGACAATTGGAGTATCAAGATGAAGGCACTACTAGGAGCTCAAGATGTGTGGGATATCGGTGAGAAAGGCTTCAAGGAGCAAGATGAAGTCTCGCTAAGCCAAGGTGTGAAGGAGACATTGAAGGAGTCAAGAAAGAGAGACAAGAAATCTCTCTTCCTTATTTATCAATCGGTGGATGAAGATACATTTGAGAAGATCTCCAACGCAATGACGACCAAAGAAGCATGGGACAAACTTCAAACTTGCAACAAAGGAGTGGAACAGATGAAAAAGATTCGTCTTCAAACTCTTAGAGCTGATTTTGAATGTTTATTTATGGAAGAGTCTGAGTCAATATCTTATTATTTTTCTCGGGTATTGGTTGTAGTCAATCAACTTAAAAGAAATGGCGAAGATGTTGATGAGGTGAAAGTCATGGAGAAAATACTTCgcactttaaattcaagtttTGACTTCATTATTACCAACATTGAAGAAAACAGGGATTTAAAGACCATGACTATTGAGCAACTCATGGGTTCCTTACAAGCATAcgaagaaaaaaaagagaaaaattaa